A region of the Mycobacterium sp. NBC_00419 genome:
GGCACGCTCTACGTCGTGTCGGGCTCGGGCGCCGGGGTGCAGGTCATCCGTAACGCCGCCGGTGGCCGATGAGCAGCGCCCACCGCGGCCGGATGCCCGCCAGCTGGGAGGTCGACCTCTCCGACGACTACGAGTGGGTTCCGCTGCGGCTGCCGCCGGACGTGACCCGGATCAGCGCGTCGACACGGTTGTCGATCGAGGCCGAGTA
Encoded here:
- a CDS encoding DUF5703 family protein, with product MSSAHRGRMPASWEVDLSDDYEWVPLRLPPDVTRISASTRLSIEAEYRGWELTRVRLYTDGSRRVLLRRKKIRVDGRNADQPDL